In one Bradyrhizobium sp. 4 genomic region, the following are encoded:
- a CDS encoding ABC transporter ATP-binding protein, whose translation MTALSKRPAAIRVVLPFVFRHWLKQPGRTLVVAGGLLGATIADLFMPVFSGHLVDALTRGPSDPAARHAALMALGGIVALGAASMVLRLTGLQAIVPFSLKIMSEVAQEAFMRVQRFSTDWHANSFAGSTVRKVTRGMWALDLLNDTILMALAPSLLVLIGSTILLGVHWASLGAVIALGALAYVTMTVLFSTRYIAPAARVSNAWDTKVGGTLADALTCNAVVKSFGAEAREDARLARVVNRWRARVRRTWLRYNYTNLAQLSVLLALRASVIGGAVLLWMSGQASPGDVTYVLTSYYVIHAYLRDVGMHINNLQRSVNDMEELVAIHDEPIGIADATDARPIAIERGELVFDDVTFHYGGHHAPLYDGLSVTIRAGERVGLVGRSGSGKTTFVKLVQRLYDVTGGRVLIDGQDIAKATQHSLRSQIAIVQQDPILFHRSLAENIAYGRPGASLEAIEQAARLANAHDFIVRLPKGYGTLVGERGVKLSGGERQRVALARAFLADAPVLILDEATSSLDSESEALIQQAMERLMRGRTSIVIAHRLSTVKSLDRILVFDRGEIVEQGTHAKLAAKPGGIYRGLFERQVVELGQIAAAE comes from the coding sequence ATGACCGCTCTGTCAAAAAGGCCCGCGGCGATACGCGTGGTGCTGCCCTTCGTGTTCCGGCACTGGCTGAAGCAGCCGGGGCGTACGCTCGTCGTGGCCGGCGGCTTGTTGGGTGCGACCATCGCCGACCTGTTCATGCCGGTCTTCTCCGGACATCTGGTCGACGCCCTGACGCGCGGCCCATCCGATCCCGCCGCGCGTCACGCGGCGCTGATGGCATTGGGCGGTATCGTGGCGCTGGGCGCAGCCTCCATGGTGCTGCGGCTGACCGGCCTCCAGGCCATCGTGCCGTTCTCGCTGAAGATCATGTCCGAGGTCGCGCAGGAAGCCTTCATGCGCGTGCAACGGTTCTCGACCGACTGGCACGCCAACTCCTTCGCGGGATCCACGGTGCGCAAGGTCACCCGCGGCATGTGGGCGCTCGACCTGTTGAACGACACCATCTTGATGGCGCTGGCGCCGTCGCTGCTGGTACTGATTGGGTCGACGATCCTGCTCGGCGTGCACTGGGCCTCGCTTGGCGCGGTGATCGCGCTCGGCGCGCTGGCCTATGTCACGATGACGGTGCTGTTCTCGACGCGCTACATCGCGCCGGCCGCGCGCGTCTCCAATGCCTGGGACACCAAGGTCGGCGGCACACTGGCGGATGCGCTGACCTGCAACGCCGTGGTGAAGTCGTTCGGCGCGGAGGCGCGCGAGGATGCGCGGCTTGCCCGTGTCGTCAACCGCTGGCGCGCGCGCGTGCGGCGGACCTGGCTGCGCTACAACTACACCAATCTGGCGCAGCTCTCGGTGTTGCTGGCCCTGCGCGCCTCCGTGATCGGCGGTGCCGTGCTGCTGTGGATGTCGGGGCAGGCCTCGCCCGGCGACGTCACCTATGTGCTGACGAGCTATTACGTCATCCATGCCTATTTGCGCGACGTCGGAATGCACATCAACAACCTGCAGCGCTCGGTCAACGACATGGAGGAGCTGGTGGCGATCCACGACGAGCCGATCGGGATTGCGGATGCGACGGACGCGCGGCCGATCGCGATCGAGCGCGGCGAGCTCGTGTTCGACGATGTCACGTTCCATTACGGCGGCCACCACGCGCCGCTCTATGACGGATTGTCGGTCACGATCCGCGCCGGCGAACGCGTCGGTCTCGTCGGCCGCTCCGGCTCCGGCAAGACCACCTTCGTCAAGCTGGTGCAGCGGCTCTACGACGTCACCGGCGGCCGCGTTCTGATCGATGGGCAAGACATCGCCAAGGCGACGCAGCACTCGCTGCGCAGCCAGATCGCGATCGTGCAGCAGGACCCGATCCTGTTCCACCGCTCGCTCGCCGAGAACATCGCCTATGGCCGGCCCGGCGCCAGCCTGGAGGCGATCGAGCAGGCGGCACGGCTGGCCAACGCGCACGACTTCATCGTGCGCCTGCCCAAGGGCTACGGCACGCTGGTCGGCGAGCGCGGCGTCAAGCTCTCCGGCGGCGAGCGGCAGCGCGTGGCGCTGGCGCGTGCCTTCCTGGCCGATGCGCCGGTGCTGATCCTGGACGAAGCGACCTCGAGCCTCGATTCGGAATCCGAGGCGCTGATCCAGCAGGCGATGGAGCGGCTGATGAGAGGCCGGACCTCGATCGTGATCGCGCACCGGCTGTCGACGGTGAAGAGCCTCGATCGCATCCTGGTGTTCGACCGCGGCGAGATCGTCGAGCAAGGCACCCATGCCAAGCTCGCGGCCAAGCCCGGCGGCATCTATCGCGGGCTGTTCGAGCGCCAGGTGGTGGAGCTCGGACAGATCGCAGCAGCGGAATGA
- a CDS encoding DHA2 family efflux MFS transporter permease subunit, whose protein sequence is MANATTASPAMMADPASERIAPKRLFAFIIMVFGMFMSILDIQIVSASLSEIQAGLSASSSEVSWVQTAYLIAEVIAIPLSGFLSRAFGTRLLFAISAAGFTASSLLCGFATTIEEMILWRALQGFLGAGMIPTVFASAYTVFPRTKFHIVGPIIGLVATLAPTIGPTVGGYITDLMSWNWLFFINIVPGIGITIGVLALVDFDEPHFELLDRFDWWGLLFMAGFLGTLEYVLEEGPQYEWMQDPSVAICAWICGISAIAFFWRVFTAVEPIVNLRTFSNRNFAIGCVLQFCIGIGLYGLTYIYPRYLAEVRGYSALMIGETMFVSGITMFLVAPVVGRLMAKYDMRYMIAFGLVVFALGSYQMTWITRDYDFYELLIPQILRGIGMMFAMVPTNNIALGTLAPDRVKNASGLFNLMRNLGGAVGLAVINTVLNDRTDLHITRLQERVTWGNATATETLTMFMQKFQGLGDSTLMAMKQLSQLVHRQAVVMGFGDAFFILTLFYLGLTLLVTLLKRPASPFGASGDAH, encoded by the coding sequence ATGGCGAACGCCACGACCGCTTCACCTGCCATGATGGCGGACCCCGCTTCGGAGCGCATTGCGCCGAAGCGGTTGTTCGCTTTCATCATCATGGTGTTCGGGATGTTCATGTCGATCCTGGACATCCAGATCGTCTCGGCGTCCCTGAGTGAAATCCAGGCCGGCCTGTCGGCAAGCTCCAGCGAGGTCTCCTGGGTTCAGACCGCCTATCTGATCGCCGAAGTGATCGCGATTCCGCTGTCGGGATTTCTGTCGCGCGCCTTCGGCACGCGGCTGTTGTTTGCGATCTCGGCGGCCGGCTTTACCGCATCGAGCCTGCTCTGCGGCTTCGCCACCACCATCGAGGAGATGATCCTCTGGCGCGCGCTGCAAGGTTTTCTCGGCGCCGGCATGATCCCGACGGTGTTCGCTTCGGCCTACACCGTCTTCCCACGCACCAAATTCCACATCGTCGGTCCCATCATCGGGCTCGTCGCGACGCTGGCTCCGACCATCGGGCCGACCGTCGGTGGCTACATCACCGACCTGATGTCCTGGAACTGGCTGTTCTTCATCAACATCGTGCCCGGCATCGGGATCACCATCGGTGTGCTGGCGCTGGTCGATTTCGACGAGCCGCATTTCGAATTGCTCGATCGTTTCGACTGGTGGGGGCTGCTGTTCATGGCCGGGTTCCTCGGCACGCTGGAATACGTGCTGGAGGAAGGGCCGCAATATGAATGGATGCAGGACCCCTCGGTCGCGATCTGCGCCTGGATCTGCGGCATCTCCGCGATTGCCTTCTTCTGGCGCGTCTTCACGGCGGTCGAGCCGATCGTCAATCTACGCACCTTTTCCAACCGCAATTTTGCGATCGGCTGCGTCCTTCAGTTTTGCATCGGCATCGGCCTCTACGGTCTGACCTACATCTATCCGCGCTATCTCGCCGAAGTGCGCGGCTATAGCGCGCTGATGATCGGCGAGACCATGTTCGTCTCGGGCATCACCATGTTCCTGGTCGCGCCGGTGGTCGGCCGCCTCATGGCGAAGTACGACATGCGCTACATGATCGCATTTGGGCTCGTCGTGTTCGCGCTCGGCTCCTACCAGATGACGTGGATCACGCGCGACTACGATTTCTACGAGCTGCTGATTCCGCAGATCCTGCGCGGCATCGGCATGATGTTCGCGATGGTGCCGACCAACAACATCGCGCTCGGCACGCTCGCGCCCGACCGGGTGAAGAACGCCTCGGGCCTCTTCAACCTGATGCGCAATCTCGGCGGCGCGGTCGGTCTCGCCGTCATCAACACCGTGCTCAACGACCGCACGGACCTGCACATCACGCGCCTGCAGGAGCGCGTCACCTGGGGCAACGCGACCGCGACCGAAACCCTGACCATGTTCATGCAGAAGTTCCAGGGGCTTGGCGATTCCACGCTGATGGCGATGAAGCAGCTGTCGCAACTCGTGCATCGCCAGGCCGTGGTGATGGGCTTCGGCGATGCCTTCTTCATCCTGACGCTGTTCTATCTCGGCCTCACCCTGCTCGTCACACTGTTGAAGAGGCCGGCCTCGCCGTTCGGCGCCAGCGGCGACGCGCACTAA
- a CDS encoding HlyD family secretion protein, translating into MAVVRDQAARVLRPDAAETPTPAGGDAATETSVALAEQLRSHVAEETKRRPSEAPETPVTDKPAAAPDAPAAAGAPKSGKRKFVMMGVGLVLALAAASYAGYYTLVGRFYVATDDAYVRANNTMLGARVAGHVSSILAGDNTTVRAGDIVFRIDDGDYKIAVDAAATRIATQQATIDRIGRQVAALDSQVAQAKAQLVSAEAGLKRADLDYERQQALSNKGFASRATFESSEAGRDQGAAAVKAAQAAYDVALSNVDVAKAQQAEAQAQLAELKTTLAKAERDLAFTAVRAPVDGTFSNRLVSAGDFVAVGQRLGNVVPLDNVYIDANFKETQLKRIRPGQPVTIKVDAYGMRKFSGVVDSIAAGAGSVFTLLPPDNATGNFTKIVQRVPVRIRVPKSVAKQNLLRAGMSVTATVDTNKGAADADSEVDLDDATMIHPQ; encoded by the coding sequence ATGGCCGTAGTGAGAGATCAGGCTGCGCGCGTCCTTCGCCCGGACGCCGCGGAGACGCCGACGCCCGCGGGTGGTGACGCTGCCACCGAGACGTCTGTAGCTCTCGCCGAGCAGTTGCGCTCTCATGTGGCCGAGGAAACCAAGCGCCGCCCCAGCGAGGCGCCGGAGACGCCCGTGACCGACAAGCCGGCCGCAGCCCCCGACGCGCCCGCCGCCGCCGGCGCGCCGAAGTCCGGCAAGCGCAAGTTCGTGATGATGGGAGTAGGGCTGGTGCTGGCGCTCGCGGCCGCGAGCTATGCCGGCTATTACACGCTGGTCGGCCGCTTCTACGTCGCGACCGACGACGCCTATGTCCGCGCCAATAACACCATGCTGGGCGCGCGCGTTGCCGGCCACGTCTCCTCGATCCTCGCCGGCGACAACACGACGGTCCGCGCCGGTGACATCGTCTTCCGCATCGACGACGGCGACTACAAGATCGCGGTCGACGCCGCCGCGACCAGGATCGCGACCCAGCAGGCCACCATCGATCGCATCGGCCGCCAAGTCGCGGCGCTCGACAGCCAGGTCGCACAAGCCAAGGCGCAGCTCGTCTCCGCCGAAGCCGGCCTCAAGCGCGCCGACCTCGATTATGAGCGCCAGCAAGCGCTGAGCAACAAGGGGTTTGCCTCGCGCGCCACCTTCGAGAGCTCCGAAGCCGGACGCGACCAGGGCGCCGCCGCGGTCAAGGCTGCGCAGGCCGCCTACGACGTCGCGCTCAGCAATGTCGACGTCGCCAAGGCGCAGCAGGCCGAAGCGCAGGCGCAGCTCGCCGAACTCAAGACCACGCTGGCCAAGGCCGAGCGCGATCTCGCCTTCACCGCGGTGCGCGCGCCGGTCGACGGCACGTTCTCGAACCGGCTCGTCAGCGCCGGCGACTTCGTCGCGGTGGGCCAGCGGCTCGGCAACGTCGTGCCGCTCGACAACGTCTATATCGACGCCAATTTCAAGGAGACCCAGCTCAAGCGCATCCGCCCCGGTCAGCCGGTGACGATCAAGGTCGACGCCTACGGCATGCGCAAGTTCTCCGGTGTCGTTGACAGCATCGCGGCGGGCGCGGGTTCGGTGTTCACGCTGCTGCCGCCTGACAACGCCACCGGCAACTTCACCAAGATCGTGCAGCGCGTGCCGGTCCGCATCCGCGTGCCGAAGTCGGTCGCAAAGCAAAACCTGCTTCGCGCCGGCATGTCGGTCACTGCGACGGTCGACACTAACAAGGGCGCGGCCGACGCCGACAGCGAGGTCGATCTCGACGACGCCACCATGATCCATCCGCAGTAG
- a CDS encoding TetR/AcrR family transcriptional regulator: MVVTGREHLHVIQEEDSSKRRQILDGARKVFMDLGFDGASMGEIARAAQVSKGTLYVYFADKCALFEAILEQEALQHGQVAFNFDPARDVETTLKDFGRAYNRLLCRPGGGSAIRTVMAIAERMPDLGRRYYARVLDKSINRLSDYLNTHVASGDLEIDDCDLAASQFMELCKASLFLPFVFQAAPAPSEERMSEVVDSATRMFLAAYRAK; this comes from the coding sequence ATGGTTGTAACCGGCCGCGAACATCTGCACGTCATCCAAGAGGAGGACAGCTCCAAACGCCGCCAGATCCTGGACGGGGCCCGCAAGGTGTTCATGGATCTCGGGTTTGACGGTGCCAGCATGGGCGAAATCGCCCGCGCGGCGCAGGTCTCCAAAGGCACGCTTTACGTCTACTTCGCTGACAAATGCGCGCTGTTCGAAGCCATCCTTGAGCAGGAGGCGCTCCAGCACGGGCAGGTCGCGTTCAATTTCGATCCGGCACGCGATGTTGAAACCACGCTGAAGGATTTCGGCCGGGCCTACAATCGTCTGCTGTGCCGGCCCGGCGGCGGGTCCGCGATCCGCACCGTGATGGCGATCGCCGAGCGCATGCCCGATCTCGGCCGCCGCTATTATGCGCGCGTGCTGGACAAATCCATCAACCGCCTCTCCGACTATCTCAACACCCATGTCGCCTCCGGCGATCTCGAGATCGACGATTGCGATCTGGCGGCGTCGCAGTTCATGGAACTGTGCAAGGCCTCGCTCTTCCTGCCCTTCGTCTTCCAGGCCGCGCCCGCACCGTCGGAAGAACGCATGAGCGAGGTCGTCGACAGCGCGACGCGGATGTTCCTGGCGGCTTATCGGGCGAAGTAG
- a CDS encoding DUF6665 family protein gives MSRDLRPPVDILHYEIVQEQASALGRMGRTLEQALARLREFDAAHALPEVPDSMQPARRKLVMEAGHALWMFVVQREASGLRDSRHIMRTYNVPAEVQLCMGLVPAPSKSARK, from the coding sequence ATGTCCCGTGATCTTCGGCCGCCGGTCGATATCCTCCATTATGAGATCGTTCAGGAACAGGCCTCCGCGCTTGGACGGATGGGCCGCACGCTCGAGCAGGCGCTCGCGCGCTTGCGCGAGTTCGACGCCGCCCATGCCCTCCCCGAGGTGCCGGACTCGATGCAACCGGCCAGGCGCAAGCTGGTGATGGAAGCCGGTCACGCGCTCTGGATGTTCGTGGTGCAGCGTGAGGCATCCGGCTTGCGCGACAGCCGCCACATCATGCGGACCTACAATGTCCCGGCCGAGGTGCAGCTGTGTATGGGGCTGGTCCCAGCACCGTCGAAGTCGGCCCGAAAATGA
- a CDS encoding response regulator has product MIEDEDALQLIVEDALSEGGFQIATVKTGEEAVTLLKGGQPYRALVTDLNLLGRLDGWEVARAAREIDPHFPVVYMTGGAADKWPICGVPNSILLQKPFAPAQVVSAVSQLLNAASQQTGPA; this is encoded by the coding sequence TTGATCGAAGACGAGGATGCGCTCCAGCTCATCGTCGAAGACGCTCTCTCGGAGGGAGGATTTCAGATCGCGACCGTGAAGACGGGCGAGGAAGCCGTCACGCTCCTGAAGGGTGGTCAGCCCTACCGGGCGCTCGTCACTGACCTCAATCTGCTGGGGCGCCTCGACGGCTGGGAGGTCGCAAGGGCCGCCCGTGAGATCGACCCGCATTTTCCCGTAGTTTACATGACCGGCGGCGCGGCCGATAAATGGCCCATCTGCGGTGTACCGAACAGCATTCTGCTTCAGAAACCATTTGCGCCCGCGCAAGTCGTTTCGGCTGTTTCCCAGCTCCTGAACGCGGCCTCGCAGCAGACGGGTCCCGCCTGA
- a CDS encoding response regulator, with protein MSASVLLIEDEALIRMMLVEMIEEAGHSVVAEAGNVTKGAVLATDAEFDLAILDINLGGDTIEPIATAVAGRGKPFFFVSGYGSSGVPDAFRGTPVVRKPCLLAELQTAIDAALARVPSKNLGPI; from the coding sequence GTGTCTGCATCAGTCCTCCTCATCGAAGATGAAGCGCTCATCCGAATGATGCTGGTCGAGATGATCGAGGAAGCGGGTCATTCAGTTGTTGCAGAAGCGGGAAACGTCACCAAGGGTGCCGTTCTTGCGACGGATGCCGAGTTCGATCTCGCGATCCTGGACATCAATCTCGGCGGCGACACCATCGAGCCAATCGCCACAGCAGTTGCGGGACGCGGCAAGCCCTTTTTCTTCGTGAGCGGCTACGGATCGTCGGGTGTGCCTGATGCCTTCAGGGGCACCCCGGTCGTGAGAAAGCCTTGCTTGCTGGCAGAGTTGCAAACCGCCATCGATGCCGCACTGGCGCGAGTGCCGAGTAAAAACCTTGGGCCGATCTAG
- a CDS encoding Crp/Fnr family transcriptional regulator: protein MERSDAHEVADPAEPRAETSRPGTGRYVLKALDKPDLELVMRTGRLANYQNREYLLREGEPANGVHIILNGIVESTHAGTQGRELMLSTWEAGDFVGAPYILGDHRHSWSARALGRVEALHLDQDAVRRLIAQSPSFAVALIECLGFKGETYSMLAQTLAGQKAAERLVLLLVKLCENAAQDESGPISLGRITQANLARMIGATRQSISLILSRLQDDGIIWTGPTKMVVNDLAALRKQVTD, encoded by the coding sequence GTGGAGCGCAGCGATGCGCATGAGGTGGCCGATCCAGCTGAGCCGCGCGCCGAAACGTCACGGCCCGGGACCGGACGTTATGTGCTGAAGGCGTTGGACAAGCCCGATCTGGAGCTGGTGATGCGAACCGGCAGGCTCGCGAACTACCAGAACCGCGAATATCTACTCCGGGAGGGCGAGCCTGCAAACGGCGTCCACATCATCCTGAACGGGATCGTCGAAAGCACCCATGCCGGCACGCAGGGGCGCGAGCTCATGCTGTCGACCTGGGAGGCAGGCGACTTCGTCGGCGCGCCCTATATCCTCGGCGATCACCGCCACAGTTGGTCGGCTCGCGCGCTCGGGCGGGTCGAAGCACTGCATCTCGACCAGGATGCCGTCCGCCGGCTGATCGCGCAGTCGCCGTCGTTCGCAGTCGCGCTGATTGAGTGCCTCGGCTTCAAGGGCGAGACCTATTCGATGCTGGCGCAGACGCTGGCGGGACAGAAGGCGGCGGAACGGTTGGTGCTGCTCCTGGTCAAGCTGTGCGAGAACGCAGCCCAGGACGAGAGCGGCCCGATCTCGCTCGGCCGCATCACGCAGGCCAATCTCGCGCGCATGATCGGCGCGACGCGCCAGTCGATCAGCCTGATCCTCAGCCGCCTCCAGGACGACGGCATCATCTGGACCGGCCCGACCAAGATGGTCGTCAACGATCTCGCCGCGCTCCGGAAGCAGGTGACCGACTAG
- a CDS encoding amidase family protein has translation MNLAPGHLRAAYHSGELTPSDVAAHVLSRLDDADQSGVWISTANPDGVMAKARALDARIGEIGELPLYGLVFSVKDCIDVAGEQTTSACPEFAYTAKDTSPVVAYAIAAGAIYLGKTNMDQFATGLVGVRSPYGIARNPHNPDYIPGGSSSGAAVSVATGTSSFAFGTDTGGSGRVPASYCGVTGFKPAPGAFSQRGMVYACRSFDTISLYTRDPRDGHEIYRVLARRDAEDCFSPEAFAGWTEQASPTRPLNIATPRPDQLRFFGNAETEALFGDGLRKLRQLDLSVASVDFAPFISVNDLMFFGPFLAERDVSVGAFLDANPDAGVKIVRDLVIGSRKFTAADAYRALYKVKEVQRSLRDFWQDHDALVVPTVGTVLSIDDVARDPLTANFNNGYYTNYANPLGLAAIAVPNAVTAAGVPYGVTFLAPAGRERLLTDLACAFVEASAGPDHLRRVAI, from the coding sequence ATGAATCTCGCACCTGGCCATCTCCGTGCCGCCTATCACAGCGGTGAGCTCACGCCGTCCGATGTCGCCGCGCATGTGTTGTCGCGCCTTGACGACGCCGACCAGAGCGGCGTCTGGATCTCGACGGCAAATCCAGACGGCGTCATGGCGAAGGCCCGCGCGCTCGATGCGCGCATTGGCGAGATCGGCGAGCTGCCGCTCTACGGTCTCGTGTTCTCGGTCAAGGATTGTATCGACGTGGCCGGCGAGCAGACCACCTCGGCCTGCCCGGAATTCGCCTACACCGCGAAAGATACCAGCCCGGTCGTCGCCTACGCCATCGCCGCCGGCGCGATCTATCTCGGCAAAACCAATATGGATCAGTTCGCGACCGGCCTCGTCGGCGTGCGCTCGCCCTATGGCATCGCCCGCAACCCGCACAACCCCGACTACATCCCCGGCGGCTCCAGCTCGGGCGCAGCGGTGTCGGTCGCGACGGGCACCTCGTCCTTTGCGTTCGGCACCGATACTGGCGGATCGGGCAGGGTGCCGGCGTCCTATTGTGGCGTGACCGGCTTCAAGCCGGCGCCCGGCGCCTTCAGTCAGCGCGGCATGGTCTACGCGTGCCGTAGTTTTGATACCATCTCGCTCTACACGCGCGACCCCCGCGATGGCCACGAGATCTATCGCGTGTTGGCGCGGCGCGATGCCGAGGACTGTTTTTCACCAGAAGCTTTCGCCGGATGGACGGAGCAGGCATCGCCAACCCGGCCCCTCAACATCGCAACGCCGCGTCCGGATCAGCTCAGGTTCTTCGGCAATGCGGAGACGGAGGCGCTGTTCGGCGATGGGCTTCGCAAGCTGCGGCAACTCGATCTGTCGGTCGCATCGGTCGATTTCGCGCCGTTCATCTCGGTCAACGATTTGATGTTTTTCGGACCGTTCCTCGCCGAACGGGACGTCTCGGTCGGCGCATTCCTCGACGCCAACCCGGACGCGGGCGTGAAGATCGTGCGCGACCTCGTCATCGGCAGCCGGAAGTTCACGGCGGCCGACGCCTATCGCGCGCTCTACAAGGTCAAGGAGGTCCAGCGGTCGCTGCGCGATTTCTGGCAAGATCACGACGCGCTGGTCGTGCCGACGGTCGGCACCGTGCTGAGCATCGACGACGTCGCGCGCGATCCGCTGACGGCCAACTTCAACAACGGCTATTACACCAATTACGCCAACCCGCTGGGCCTGGCCGCCATCGCCGTTCCGAACGCCGTCACCGCAGCCGGCGTGCCCTATGGCGTCACGTTCCTGGCGCCGGCCGGCCGGGAACGCCTGCTCACCGATCTGGCTTGCGCTTTCGTGGAGGCTTCAGCCGGGCCCGACCATCTGCGCCGCGTTGCAATCTGA
- a CDS encoding aliphatic sulfonate ABC transporter substrate-binding protein: MKRLIATLAVTTLALTGAVRAEDKPAKVTVGYLNLVNAQLVTKHLGLLAKEMPGVDIKYVKIGGGGDMLRAIAGNDVDFGGLGNPPTAIGATRALPIKGILVINMLDYVESMVVRADKNITSLKDLKGKTVAAPFGSTTHYLLLQALKDEGVDPASMKILDLAPSDIAAAWLRGDIDAAWFWEPNLGKAVKNGGKILVTSGEMAKRGYPTWDIGVVMNTFAEKYPSYVDKFIKAECEGIDFWLKNPEKTAEIIAEELSLPIEDAQRMMKGTGMIPCNKQLTEEYLGTSAKKGKFVDTLISTADFLVKQERLPKLLPRADFEAFIQPAYLEKVIGR, translated from the coding sequence ATGAAGAGACTGATTGCGACGCTCGCGGTTACCACGTTGGCGCTCACGGGTGCAGTCCGCGCCGAGGACAAGCCGGCGAAGGTGACCGTCGGCTATCTGAACCTCGTCAACGCGCAGCTGGTCACCAAGCATCTTGGCCTGCTCGCCAAGGAGATGCCGGGCGTCGACATCAAATACGTCAAGATCGGCGGCGGTGGCGACATGCTGCGCGCGATCGCTGGCAACGACGTCGATTTCGGCGGCCTCGGCAACCCGCCGACCGCGATCGGCGCGACGCGCGCCCTGCCGATCAAGGGCATCCTGGTGATCAACATGCTCGACTACGTCGAGTCGATGGTGGTTCGCGCCGACAAGAACATCACCTCGCTCAAGGACCTCAAGGGCAAGACCGTGGCGGCGCCGTTCGGCTCAACGACGCACTACCTCCTGCTCCAGGCGCTCAAGGACGAGGGTGTCGATCCCGCCTCGATGAAGATTCTGGACCTCGCGCCGTCGGACATCGCGGCGGCCTGGCTTCGCGGCGACATCGACGCGGCCTGGTTCTGGGAGCCGAATCTCGGCAAGGCTGTGAAGAACGGCGGCAAGATCCTCGTCACCTCGGGCGAGATGGCCAAGCGCGGCTACCCGACCTGGGACATCGGCGTCGTCATGAACACGTTCGCGGAGAAGTATCCGTCCTACGTCGACAAGTTCATCAAGGCCGAATGCGAAGGCATCGACTTCTGGCTGAAGAACCCGGAGAAGACCGCCGAGATCATCGCGGAGGAGCTTTCGCTGCCCATCGAGGACGCGCAGCGAATGATGAAAGGAACCGGGATGATCCCCTGCAACAAGCAGCTCACGGAGGAGTATCTCGGCACATCCGCGAAAAAGGGCAAGTTCGTCGACACGCTGATCTCGACCGCCGATTTCTTGGTGAAGCAGGAGCGCCTGCCGAAGCTGCTGCCGCGCGCCGACTTCGAAGCCTTCATCCAGCCCGCCTATCTGGAGAAGGTGATCGGCCGCTAG
- a CDS encoding ABC transporter permease subunit: protein MSVEATHMTIPISPDRTRRGSLRLRLPKVSRSVLLSTLTVAVLLAGWAIVTERGWANELFLPKPQAVWAAFVKTMTKGYQGATLLQHLGASLYRILTAFTLACLIGIPLGVLMGVSRNARALLNPLIEFYRPLPPLGLYTLLVMWLGIGESSKLSLLFLAGLPGIVISTIQAVTSVDPVYVRAAQSLGATRRHLLFHVYLPAAGPLILAGMRISLGFTYTVLVAAEIVAASAGIGWMIWDAAKFLLSDVVIMGLIVLGLTGVVLDLMMRGIAKLLMPWA, encoded by the coding sequence ATGAGCGTCGAGGCGACCCACATGACGATTCCAATCTCGCCGGATCGCACGCGACGCGGCAGCTTGCGGCTGCGGCTTCCGAAGGTCTCGCGATCGGTGCTGCTCTCGACGCTGACCGTCGCCGTGCTGCTGGCCGGCTGGGCCATTGTCACGGAGAGAGGCTGGGCCAACGAGCTGTTCCTGCCGAAGCCGCAGGCGGTCTGGGCCGCGTTCGTCAAGACGATGACGAAGGGATATCAGGGCGCGACCCTGCTTCAGCATCTCGGCGCAAGCCTCTATCGCATCCTCACCGCCTTCACGCTGGCCTGCCTGATCGGCATTCCGCTCGGTGTCCTCATGGGCGTGTCGCGCAACGCACGCGCGCTGCTCAATCCGTTGATCGAGTTCTACCGGCCATTGCCGCCGCTCGGACTTTATACGCTGCTGGTGATGTGGCTCGGCATCGGTGAGAGCTCGAAGCTGTCGCTGCTGTTTCTTGCCGGTCTTCCGGGCATCGTCATCTCGACGATCCAGGCCGTCACCAGCGTGGACCCGGTCTATGTGCGCGCCGCCCAGTCGCTCGGCGCGACCCGGCGACACCTGCTGTTTCACGTCTATTTGCCGGCGGCGGGACCGCTGATTCTGGCCGGCATGCGCATCTCGCTCGGATTCACCTACACCGTTCTCGTCGCCGCCGAAATCGTCGCGGCATCCGCCGGCATCGGCTGGATGATCTGGGACGCCGCAAAATTCCTGCTGTCCGACGTCGTGATCATGGGGCTGATCGTGCTCGGTCTCACCGGCGTCGTGCTCGACCTCATGATGCGCGGCATCGCGAAACTGTTGATGCCGTGGGCCTGA